The following proteins are co-located in the Mobula hypostoma chromosome 4, sMobHyp1.1, whole genome shotgun sequence genome:
- the zgc:103559 gene encoding allantoinase, mitochondrial isoform X2, producing the protein MKSQLLNIRVNRNSIPPTTTLEHFQTKLHAARDKCFVDTGFWGGVVPGNQFALRPMIEAGIPGFKCFLIHSGVDEFLHVNEEDLRTSLAQMQGTDRVLLFHAEKEMKNVKPPENNPCEYVTFLATRPDDMEVEAIRTVIKLCLQYRVRCHIVHLSTAKVLPLIDEARKAGALLTVETTPHYLLLAAEDIPNGATHFKCCPPIRTKNNQVQLWSALKAGKIDMVVSDHSPCTTDLKLLRSGDFLKAWGGISSLQFGLPLFWTSARQRGFTIQDTVNLMCKNTARLCGMENRKGSLATGKDADMVIWDPDREFEVTETLIHHKNKLTPYLGRRLKGEVFATIVRGKIVYLQGKFSNKPLGKCILSNDIQ; encoded by the exons aaacagcattcctccaacAACTACACTAGAACATTTCCAGACTAAACTCCACGCTGCCAGAGACAAGTGTTTTGTTGATACTGGATTCTGGGGAGGTGTTGTGCCAGGCAATCAG TTTGCACTGCGCCCTATGATTGAAGCTGGCATCCCAGGATTCAAGTGCTTCCTCATTCACAGTGGAGTGGATGAATTTCTTCACGTTAACGAAGAGGATCTGAGAACATCACTTGCTCAAATGCAGGGTACCGACCGAGTATTACTG TTCCATGCAGAAAAAGAAATGAAGAATGTGAAGCCTCCAGAAAACA ACCCTTGTGAATACGTAACCTTCTTGGCCACCCGGCCTGATGACATGGAAGTGGAAGCAATTCGAACAGTCATAAAACTTTGTCTCCAGTACAG GGTCCGTTGTCACATTGTCCATCTTTCTACTGCGAAAGTGCTACCCCTCATAGATGAAGCTCGCAAAGCAGGAGCTTTGCTGACTGTTGAAACCACACCGCATTATCTCCTGCTGGCTGCTGAAGACATACCAAATGGAGCCACACACTTCAAGTGCTGCCCTCCGATTCGGACAAAAAACAATCAA GTACAACTGTGGTCTGCACTGAAAGCTGGAAAGATCGATATGGTGGTCTCTGATCATTCTCCATGCACCACTGATCTCAAACTACTCAGATCTGGAGACTTCCTCAAAGCCTGGGGAGGGATTTCTTCTCTGCAGTTTG GCCTTCCCCTGTTCTGGACTTCGGCACGGCAGCGCGGGTTCACTATACAGGACACAGTGAACCTAATGTGTAAAAATACAGCCAGGTTATGTGGCATGGAGAACAGGAAGGGCTCTCTTGCCACTGGTAAGGATGCTGACATGGTAATATGGGATCCTGACAGGGAGTTTGAG GTGACAGAAACCTTAATTCATCATAAAAATAAA CTGACTCCCTATCTTGGACGCCGACTGAAAGGAGAGGTTTTTGCTACCATTGTCCGTGGAAAGATAGTATACCTGCAAGGAAAATTTTCCAACAAACCCCTTGGAAAATGCATCTTGTCCAATGATATTCAATGA